One Paraburkholderia sp. IMGN_8 DNA window includes the following coding sequences:
- a CDS encoding aspartate aminotransferase family protein — protein sequence MAAPYVIQQLAHGADAGLMGAAGPRFFAKVMGGSHPVGVAADWLTSMWGQNGGSYHGSPANAVAEQIAAQWLLDLLSLPADCSIGFTTGATMASFVCLAAARSRVLRQVGWNVDAGGLFGAPAISVCIGNDAHAAIFAVLRYLGLGHDRVIRIPTDDVGRMQVGALSSAVASCDGPLIVIAQAGQINTGAFDPFNEIADVAHRRGGWLHVDGAFGLWARASPALFRLTAGIEQADSWAVDGHKWLQTPFDSGYAIVRDEQAHREAMGFEASYLPPGGGGCREPFHYVPELSRRARGFATWALIRLFGRSGIAAMIEQHCLLARRMAERLGSEPGVEILNRVELNQFVVQFGTGQPPERRDQLTRAVIESVQAAGICYVAEATWHDRLVMRFSVISWATTEADIDRSADSIVATWREVSAGKTLG from the coding sequence ATGGCGGCCCCCTATGTTATCCAACAACTCGCACATGGCGCGGACGCTGGTCTCATGGGCGCGGCGGGACCACGATTCTTTGCCAAGGTGATGGGCGGCTCTCATCCGGTCGGTGTCGCCGCCGACTGGCTGACAAGCATGTGGGGGCAAAACGGCGGCAGCTACCACGGGTCTCCCGCCAATGCGGTGGCCGAGCAAATCGCTGCGCAATGGCTGCTCGACCTGCTGTCGTTGCCCGCCGACTGCTCGATCGGTTTCACGACCGGCGCGACGATGGCAAGCTTCGTATGCCTTGCCGCAGCGAGAAGCCGGGTGTTGCGGCAGGTCGGCTGGAATGTCGATGCGGGCGGCCTGTTCGGCGCGCCTGCTATCAGCGTATGCATCGGAAACGATGCTCATGCCGCTATCTTTGCCGTCTTGCGCTATCTTGGACTCGGTCACGACCGCGTCATTCGTATTCCCACCGATGATGTAGGACGCATGCAGGTAGGCGCGCTGTCGAGCGCAGTGGCTTCTTGCGATGGGCCGCTGATCGTGATCGCGCAAGCCGGTCAGATCAACACGGGCGCGTTCGATCCGTTCAATGAGATCGCTGACGTCGCGCATCGCCGCGGTGGCTGGCTGCACGTCGATGGCGCCTTCGGTTTGTGGGCGCGAGCGAGCCCTGCGTTGTTCCGGTTGACCGCCGGCATCGAGCAAGCGGACTCATGGGCGGTCGACGGTCACAAGTGGTTGCAAACGCCTTTCGACAGTGGTTATGCGATCGTCCGGGACGAGCAAGCCCATCGGGAGGCGATGGGATTCGAAGCGAGCTACCTGCCTCCCGGTGGCGGAGGATGCCGGGAGCCGTTTCACTACGTGCCCGAGCTGTCCCGACGAGCGCGCGGCTTCGCAACGTGGGCGCTGATCCGGTTATTCGGCCGAAGCGGCATTGCGGCGATGATCGAGCAGCACTGTCTTTTGGCCCGGCGTATGGCGGAGCGACTTGGATCGGAACCCGGCGTGGAAATCCTCAATCGAGTGGAACTGAATCAGTTTGTTGTGCAGTTCGGCACCGGACAGCCGCCTGAGCGTAGGGATCAGCTAACGAGGGCAGTCATTGAAAGCGTACAGGCAGCGGGCATCTGCTACGTTGCTGAAGCCACTTGGCACGACCGCCTCGTGATGCGTTTCTCTGTCATTTCGTGGGCGACGACCGAAGCCGATATCGATCGATCCGCCGACTCGATCGTAGCGACCTGGCGAGAGGTAAGCGCTGGCAAAACCCTCGGGTGA
- a CDS encoding NAD(P)-binding domain-containing protein, giving the protein MESIETVVIGAGQAGLALSWHLSQRRCEHLVLERARIAERWHSQRWDSLYFQFPNWSIELPGHPPYAGGPPDAFAHRSEVWGFLESYAAAIRAPVRCNTEVTALRRDGAWPARFRLVTPQGELRARSVVVATGPYQRGRVPLLQRGMPPEVMQIHACDYRNPDLLPEGAVLVIGSGASGCQIADELIEARRRTYLSVGRHQRTPRRYRGRDAFWWRRELGLLDQTATELPPERRMPPPLVTGVHGGYDVDLRQSAARGLSLLGHLQDISDGRLHFGDDLETILRGGDRSLEEFAARIDAHVARAGGLDVEPAPDRPCVPARTMAHSPAQLDARADRIGSVIWATGYSFDFGWIELPEVFDAAGAPIHNRGIAEMPGLYFLGLPWLHKRKSSFLVGVGEDAAHIAAAIADEAS; this is encoded by the coding sequence ATGGAAAGCATCGAGACTGTCGTGATCGGCGCAGGCCAAGCCGGCCTTGCCCTGAGCTGGCATCTGAGCCAGCGCCGCTGCGAACACCTGGTGCTTGAGCGAGCGCGCATCGCCGAGCGCTGGCACTCGCAGCGCTGGGACTCGCTCTACTTCCAGTTCCCGAATTGGAGCATCGAGCTGCCGGGCCATCCACCGTACGCAGGTGGTCCGCCCGACGCCTTCGCGCACCGCAGCGAGGTTTGGGGATTTCTCGAAAGCTACGCGGCAGCTATTCGCGCGCCGGTACGTTGCAACACGGAGGTGACGGCGCTGCGTCGAGACGGTGCTTGGCCGGCGAGATTCCGGCTCGTCACGCCGCAGGGCGAGCTGCGGGCGCGCAGCGTGGTCGTAGCCACGGGCCCATATCAACGTGGGCGCGTCCCGCTTCTGCAACGAGGCATGCCCCCCGAGGTCATGCAGATCCACGCCTGCGACTATCGCAATCCGGACCTGCTACCCGAAGGCGCCGTGCTCGTGATCGGCTCGGGCGCGTCGGGATGCCAGATCGCAGACGAACTGATCGAGGCTAGACGGCGCACCTACCTCAGTGTTGGCCGGCATCAACGTACACCGCGGCGCTATCGGGGCCGCGATGCATTCTGGTGGCGTCGCGAGCTTGGCTTGCTCGACCAGACCGCTACCGAGCTGCCCCCGGAACGCCGCATGCCACCACCGTTGGTGACCGGGGTGCACGGCGGTTACGACGTCGACCTGCGCCAGTCCGCCGCGCGTGGCCTGTCACTTCTCGGGCATCTCCAGGACATCAGTGATGGCCGGTTGCATTTCGGTGACGACCTGGAGACCATTCTGCGCGGCGGCGATCGAAGCCTGGAAGAGTTCGCGGCGAGGATCGACGCGCATGTCGCGCGAGCAGGCGGCCTCGACGTCGAGCCAGCCCCCGACAGGCCCTGTGTCCCTGCCCGCACGATGGCTCATTCGCCAGCGCAGCTCGATGCACGCGCGGATCGAATTGGCAGCGTGATCTGGGCCACCGGCTACAGCTTCGACTTCGGTTGGATCGAGCTGCCCGAGGTGTTCGACGCGGCCGGCGCGCCAATCCACAACCGCGGCATCGCCGAAATGCCGGGGCTGTACTTCCTTGGCCTACCATGGCTGCATAAACGCAAATCGAGTTTCCTCGTCGGAGTCGGGGAGGACGCGGCACATATCGCCGCGGCCATCGCTGACGAGGCGAGCTAA
- a CDS encoding DEAD/DEAH box helicase, producing the protein MSFASLGLIDPLLRNVQDLNYQTPTPVQAKAIPAVLSGKDVMAAAQTGTGKTAGFALPLSQRLVQHGPAVSSNRARVLVLVPTRELAEQVLQSFIDYGKGLDLRFLAAYGGVSINPQMMKLRKGVDVLVATPGRLLDLNRQNAVQFDQVQTLVLDEADRMLDLGFARELNAVFAALPVQRQTLLFSATFTDDIRAMAAGILRGPVNISVSPPNATASKIKQWVVPVDKKNKPDLFMHLVAENNWQHALVFVKTRNGADYLAAMLDEAGYAVDTIRGDKPQPARLRALERFKTGEVHMLVATDVAARGLDIDDLPLVINVDLPIVAQDYVHRIGRTGRAGASGVAVSLVCADEAPQLAAIEALIRQTLPREEEPGFEAEHRVPQTSATGQIIKKPKKPKKPKVPQAAPGAMQVLSNKPRPQSGENKRKPAAQRAVAAGKGTSLSSGNPFSVQKPRSKPASKPAAGSRKPAGKPAGGRGKRQP; encoded by the coding sequence ATGTCTTTTGCCTCGCTTGGCCTGATCGATCCCTTGCTGCGTAATGTGCAGGACCTCAATTACCAGACACCTACGCCGGTGCAGGCCAAGGCGATTCCTGCTGTGCTCAGTGGCAAGGACGTCATGGCTGCGGCACAGACTGGCACTGGCAAAACGGCGGGTTTTGCGCTGCCGCTGTCGCAACGGCTGGTGCAACACGGCCCGGCGGTGTCCAGCAACCGCGCGCGTGTTCTGGTGCTGGTGCCCACGCGTGAACTGGCCGAACAAGTGCTGCAAAGCTTTATCGATTACGGCAAAGGCCTCGACTTACGATTTCTGGCCGCCTACGGCGGTGTGAGTATCAACCCGCAGATGATGAAGTTGCGCAAAGGCGTGGATGTGCTCGTTGCCACGCCGGGCCGTTTGCTAGATCTCAATCGCCAGAACGCAGTGCAGTTTGATCAAGTACAAACGCTGGTGTTGGATGAAGCCGACCGCATGCTGGATCTGGGCTTTGCGCGCGAACTCAACGCCGTCTTTGCTGCCTTGCCCGTTCAGCGCCAGACCCTGCTGTTCTCTGCCACGTTTACCGATGATATCCGCGCCATGGCGGCGGGCATTCTGCGCGGCCCGGTCAATATCAGCGTCAGCCCGCCCAATGCCACGGCCAGCAAGATCAAGCAGTGGGTGGTGCCGGTGGATAAAAAGAACAAGCCTGACCTCTTCATGCACCTTGTGGCTGAGAACAACTGGCAGCACGCGCTGGTGTTCGTCAAAACCCGCAATGGCGCGGATTACCTAGCGGCCATGCTGGATGAAGCGGGCTATGCGGTCGACACCATCCGCGGCGACAAACCGCAACCCGCGCGCCTGCGTGCGCTGGAGCGCTTCAAGACGGGCGAAGTACATATGCTGGTTGCCACCGATGTGGCTGCGCGCGGGCTGGATATCGACGACCTGCCGCTGGTGATCAACGTTGATCTGCCGATCGTGGCGCAAGACTATGTGCACCGTATTGGCCGTACCGGCCGCGCGGGCGCCAGCGGCGTGGCGGTGTCCCTTGTGTGTGCCGATGAAGCGCCGCAACTGGCCGCGATTGAAGCGCTGATCCGGCAAACGCTGCCCCGTGAAGAAGAGCCGGGTTTTGAAGCCGAACACCGCGTGCCGCAAACTAGCGCGACGGGCCAGATCATCAAGAAACCCAAAAAGCCTAAGAAGCCGAAAGTGCCGCAAGCTGCGCCGGGCGCCATGCAGGTGCTCAGCAATAAACCGCGCCCGCAAAGTGGCGAAAACAAACGCAAGCCTGCGGCGCAGCGCGCTGTGGCCGCGGGCAAAGGCACAAGCTTGTCCAGCGGTAACCCATTCAGCGTGCAAAAGCCACGCAGCAAACCCGCCAGCAAGCCAGCTGCGGGTTCACGTAAGCCGGCTGGCAAACCCGCTGGTGGCCGCGGCAAACGCCAACCCTGA